The Malus sylvestris chromosome 3, drMalSylv7.2, whole genome shotgun sequence genomic sequence GTCCTTGTTCGAGAAGAAGACTCCAGCTAAGAAAGCCTTCTTGATCAAAGAGCTCATCAATGTGAAGTACAAGGATGGTTTAAGTGTAGCAGAACACTTGAACAAtttccagaatatcatcaaccaGTTGGCTACTATGAAAATGACGATCGAGGACGAGCTACAAGCGCTCTTGTTACTTGGATCCTTGCCAGACAGTTGGGAGACCTTTGTGGTGAGTATAAGTAACTCTGCTTCTAATGGTGTTCTTAcccttgataatgttaaaaatagcatgctcaatgaagaaacaaggagaaagacttcTGGCACAGATAGCAGCCAAGTATTTGTCACAGAGAACCGCGGAAGAAGCAAGAGTAGAGGGCCTAGAGGTCATGGCAGGAGTCCTAGCCGATCCAAGTCAAGGTTCAGGGGTGCATGCCACCATTGTGGCAAAGAAggccatatgaagaaaaattgtcgagtttggaagagagagcaaagggaaggaaacaatcagaagaaagatgatactGGCAATACCACTGCTGTCATATGTGGTGATGTACCAGAAATATTGTCTGTTGGTGAATGCCTGCATATGGGCAACTCTGACAGAGACATTGAATGGATCTTTGACAATGGAGCTTCCTTCCATGCTACGTCCAAACGGGAGTTCTTCAGTACATACAAAGAAGGTGACTTTGGCATAGTGAAGATGGGGAATGAAAGCTATTCCAAAATTCTTGGAATTGGTGATATATGTCTAAGAACTAATCTCGGCTGCCAATTGATGTTGAAAGATGTGAGACATATTCCTGATATACGTCTCAATCTGATATCCATCGGTACCCTTGATCGACAAGGATATTATCACCATATTGGCGAAGGAAAATTGAAGCTTACTAAAGGCTTAATGGTGGTAGCAAGAGCACGACTTTGTTGTACGTTGTACCGGTCAAATGCCAAGGTTTTGAAAGGTGAGTTGAATGCTGTGGAGGACTCATCTCTAGACTTGTGGCATAAGAGGCTAGGTCACATGAGCGAGAAAGGCCTACAGGTTTTGGCAAAGAAGTCTCACATTCCCTTTGCCAAAGGTACGTCGTTAAACTCTTGTGAGCACTGTTTAttaggaaaacaaagaagaattaGTTTTTCGATTCCATCTACAAAGAAAGGAAACTTGTTAGATCTTGTTTATTCAGATGTGTGTGGTCCCATGGAAGTCGAGTCACttggaagaaataaatattttgttacttATATTGATGATGCTTCACGAAGGGTGTGGGTGTATTTGTTGAAATCCAAAGACCAGGTGTTTCAGACATTCCAGGAGTTCCATGCCATGGTGGAGAGGGAAATTGGGAAACCTCTTAAGTGCCTTCGTAGCGACAACGGCGGCGAGTACACATCTCACCAGTTTAGAGAGTATTGTGTAAAACATGGCATACGTCATGAGAAGACAGTTCCTGGAACTCCACAACATAATGGTGTTGCTGAAAGAATGAACCGAACCATCATGGAGAAAGTCAGGTGTATGCTGAGGACTGCAAAGTTATCTAAGCAGTTCTGGGGTGAAGCTGTAAGGACAGCCTGCTATTTGATCAACCGATCTCCATCAGTACCATTAGGTCTTGATGTTCCAGAGAGAGTATGGGCTGGTAATGATGTGTCTTACTCTCATCTGAAAGTGTTTGGCTGTAAAGCTTTTGTGCATGTGCCCAAAGAGCAGAGATCGAAGTTAGACTACAAAGCTACACCGTGCATCTTTCTTGGTTATGGCGGTGAAGATTTTGGTTACAAATTATGGGACCCATACCAGAAGAAGTTTATCCGAAGTAGAGACGTGGTCTTTTATGAAGATCAAACAATTGGGGATTCGGATAAAGAGGCACAACCAGATGGCGCAGTCAGAGGAGTTGATCCATTAGCTTCAGATGAAGAAAGTCACGATGACATCCCTGAAGCAACTGCCAATGAAGTGCCTGCAGAATCAGATAATGCTGATCAAGAGGAGCCTGATCAAGATGTGCCAGACCATGAGATTGCTGATCAGGTGGAGCCTAGTCAAGAAGAGCAGATTCAAGGAGAACCCAATCAGGGGGAGCCTCCAGCCCTACAAGAGAATGAAGATCAGGTCAGAAGATCCATCAGAAGTCGAAGACCGTCTACCAAGTATTCTTCATCAGAGTATATCATGTTGACTAATTATGGAGAGCCTGAAACATATGAGGAGGCCAGAGCTCATAACGACAGTGACAAATGGATGAAGGCAATGGAGTCGGAGATGGATTCCTTATCAAAGAATGATACCTATGAGCTGGTGGAGCTTCCAAAGGGCAGGAAagcattgaaaaacaagtgggtgttcaaattgaaaagagacgacaacatgacaaggtacaaggctcgtttggttgtcaaaggttttggtcaaaagaaaggaGTTGACTTCGATGAGATTTTCTCACCGGTGGTGAAGATGACTTCCATTCGAGTTATCCTTGGTATGGCAGCAAGTATGGATCTTGAGCTCGAGCAGTTAGATGTTAAAACTGCATTTCTCCACGGCAATTTAGAAGAGGAGATATACATGGAGCAACCCAAAGGCTTTGAAGTCAAAGGTAAAGAAAATTTGGTGTGCAAGCTTAAGAAAagcttatatggtcttaagcagGCTCCGAGACAGTGGAATAAGAAGTTCAACTCATTCATGGTGAGTAATGGGTACAAGAGAACTCATGCTGACTCTTGTGTCTATATCAAACAATTTTCTGGAGGTAAATTCatcatcttattgctttatgttgatgacatgttgATTGTCGGACAAGATACCTCTATGATTAAAAAGCTCAAAGAAGAGTTATCTAAGTCCTTTGACATGAAGGACTTAGGGCCAGCCAAGCAGATTTTGGGCATGGATATAATTCGTGACAGAAAATCCAAAAAGTTGTGGCTGTCACaagaaaagtatgttgaacGGGTGCTTGAAAGGTTCAACATGAAAGCAGCCAAATCGGTAAGCTCACCTTTAGCCAATCATATCAAGTTGAGCAAAGAGTCGTGTCCAAAAACAtatgaagaaaaggagaaaatggcaGTTGTTCCCTACTCTTCAGCAGTAGGAAGtatcatgtatgcaatggtgTGCACACGGccagatattgctcatgcagtaggTGTGGTGAGCAGGTTTCTCTCTAATCCAGGGAAGGACCACTGGGAAGCTGTTAAGTGGATTCTCAGATATTTGAAGGGGACTTCTAAGATGTGCTTGTGCTTTGGCGGTTCCAAACCAATCTTGGAAGGATTTACAGATGCTGACATGGGAGGTGACCTGGATGGTAGAAAATCTACGTCTGGGTACTTGTTTACTTTTGCAGGGGGAGCCGTGTCTTGGCAATCCAAGTTACAAAAGTGCATTGCTTTGTCCACAACCGAGGCTGAATACATAGCCGCTACAGAAGCATGCAAGGAGTTGTTTCTCCAAGAGTTGGGTTTGAAACAAAGTGATTATGGCGtttattgtgatagtcagagtgctctGGATTTGAGCAAGAACACTGCATACCATTCACGCACCAAGCACATTGATATTCGTTATCACTGGATTAGAGATGCTATCGAGAACAAGATGCTACAGCTGAAGAAGATTCATACCGATAATAATTCTTCAGACATGTTGACAAAGGTggtcacaaaatcaaagttggaattctgCATTAAGGCTGCTGGGATGGACTCCAGGTAACTTGGAGTCATGATCGGAATTCCTCCCTCATGGACTGGAGGGGGAgattgttggtatatggtccagcccatgatcaatgttctagattattctagtaagcaagaGAGATGGctggagcatgctagacaattctagcatgttattaagttgatggaagaagctagagagtactagcttccttggttgcaaatggaaagatctagaagccACACTTTTGTGGCTAGTCTAGATCTTTCTATgctagaggtttgaagaatacactagaaactagtagaatgccaaaccctcacctataaatatgggtgtgatgttgtaGTGAAACATAAAATCAAGAGAAGAgtgagtagcaaaggatcaagtccaaagctagagttcaactccaagagtgagagtgagagtgttccactacacattgtgtgagtgaagtttagagtgatagaaagtgtgtgttatactttcttgtatccatcaagccttgtctttggcttggtaagactactcttgttgtattcatctttttcatatagtgaagattgatccttgtttggtggacgtaggcataaattgccgaaccacataaattcttggtgtccattttctactttaccttgtgcattctctatcttgtagtaccgacattcctaacacTTACAGCATGCAAATTCAAAAcagttagcaaaaataataataataataacagaGAGCATATCGGAGCGTTGGGAGTCATTTATCAAAGGTTGATGCTTTCagtactttttgtttttgttaactTGCTCTCAGTACTCTTTGCCAGCTCAAGTTTTCCCTTTCTGTAGTTTGTTTACATTGCAAATGTTATTAATTGAAGTTGGCAAACTTTATTGCAGAACCCCGTAATAGGAGGCAGCTTACTTTTGACGTACACAAGTGGTTATGTTGCTCCTCTACTTCTCGCTGCTTCTTTTGCTGGAGCACTGCACGTAAGTTCGGTAGAAAAGAACCGGGACTGAAAGCTTCCGCCATATTTCTTTGTTGTTCTGTTCGTCTGCCCTCTGGTGACTGGCCTCATATTAAATATTTCATGACTTGTTGAAAATCTGCCTAGCAATGCTGGCAACTTTAAATCGTAGTTGTTTCTGTGTGAACCAGTGCATTCAatattttgtttcaaattcttGATTAAATCGTAGTTGTTCACATTCCGCTTCAAAGTTTTGTTTCTCGTTTTCCTGAGCAAAACCCTTGTATATGCAGAGCCTGCTTTCATTTCGCAAATTTTCAGCATGGATCAATCCAATCAGGTAAGTTCTCAATACCTTAGTTTCCGCTTTTTAATTCTTCGAAACTTGTTAGTACATTTCAGTCCCCCGTGTAATAGAAAAGCAGTCACCCCCATCATCGGTTATTGACTATTCTGGTTTCTGGTGATAGACAATTAGACATGTATATTTTACAACTTTGTCTATCATCAATGCCCTTCCTAATGAGCACTTGGCGATTCTCTGGCCATCGCAAGGCAACTAGGACATCGTATGAGCTATTTTCTCATTTCTCAACTACCTGAGAGGTCGCTGCACGGCTTTCACTAACATGTTTGAATTTTGTTGTCTTAACAGCGTGCAGTTTTGTTAGGAGGGGGTGTATATACTTTCTTGCATAGGCTTTTCCCAGTTACAATGGCAATGTAGAGATTTGCTTGATGAAAATAAACGTCGAAACACTTCCAGAATGGCAGCATTACGTTCTTCTTTGAACCCTGTCTGCTCGCAGTTTCACATGTACATGACGTAATAGATCTAGTTATGTGTAAATGTAAGATGGCAAGAGTGAAAAGAATGTGTATCCTGTAAGGAAGACCATCAGCATTCAACATCATATTTGACCAAACCaggtttttgtgttttggtCGCAATCGACCAAACCAATGTCTCATTCGTTTGACTAACTTTTTGTTGTTATCTTTAGTGGCATTACGGTTAGGTTCTGGATGTTGGCCATTAGGTAGAGATTCTTAGCCAAGAGCTCGTGGGTGGAACTTACCCTAAAACCTGTCGTGCAAGGGTAAGGGTTGCCCGGGAACTCCGAAACTCGTatgaatttttgttttccttctaAAAATGGATATTGGTTCCGTACGTTGCAAGCTTGTCGACTCATTCTATTGCATTGGCCGATGGTAGCCATTTTCTTTTACTATTGACATAAATGAAAGTAAAAACAATACCTAAATAGTTCAGGTTCGAGATAAACGTATTTTCTCCAATAACCTTCATATTAGGAATTGGAAAAATGACGTTCTCGAAATCTTTTCTTAGAGTTTTTTCCAAAATCTTCCTCTACCCAACCGGCCACAGTTTTCGGACATCTTTAAAACTAGCCGTTGATTTTTACCCAACAAATTAACTCTGTTATACCCAAACAAAAAATGgataaatatataaacaaaaaaataataattaaactaGTGAGACAATGGGGGCTGGGCCCCACGGCTAACCATCTCCTGGTACTGATTCAACGACTCCTGCCTCTGCAGCCTCATTTCCTCGTTAAACTTTTTTATGAACGCCTCCACTCGCCGGTTCAACTCGTCCTGACTCAGCGACGGCTCCTTCCTCAGCCGCCCCGACCCGGACGACCGAGCCAGCGACGGCGAGTTCCCGCTGCTCCGCTCCTGGAACGTCTCCGACTTGTTCACCTTCGACTTCGGAGGCGGCGTGTTCTCGTCATTCCTCCTCACGTGCGTCTCCCACGTGTCCGACTTCTTCAGGTGTCTCGTCAACGGCATCGACCGCCCGTCCGTTATCGTCCTCCATGTGCTCTCCAGCGTGTCGTGCCGTTTCGGCTTCGACACTCCCAGCGACTTCCCCCCTGCCAAAACAAACCCATTAATTTGCCATTTCCACATCGAAATTATACTTCTGCCCCCACGAGACGAGGTCAATTTCGACCTTTTCAACTCCggaaataaatttgaaatttacatgataattaaataaaaaataaaaaaaatcgggCGGCGCTTTGACCACCGAAAGGTTAGGGGGTCCGGTCCGGCCACTCCAGTTCTTTCTTCCTATCCGAATATTCAAAAACGTATACGACAAGTCGTacagagggggggggggggagagagagaatggtACCTTCAGGGCTAGCTTTAACTGATTTTCTGTGACCGATACGAGCGGAAACCGGCGGTTTCTGATTCTCGTTCAACCAGAACTCCATAGAGCCCTTCCTTTGCAAACTCGTCTTTACAGGCGTCGATACCAAGGCGTTCTCATCGCCGCCGTCAATCGCCGCCCTATCTTCTctgttctccttcttcttcactGCCTCCGAGACCCAAACCTTCTCTTCCAGCACTACTCCTCCAGTCCCTCCTCCATACGAATCCGAAATCTTTGGTAGCACATTCGCATCGTAACCGTACTCGCTCAGAATCACGCCGTCGTACGCCGCGTAGTCGGATTGTATTTGTGTGGAGATCTTCTCCGTCGTCAGAGGAGGGACCATCACCAGCTCCGGCTCCGTTTCCGGATGAGAATCTTCGGGTTTTGGGTGGAGCTTGGAGGAGGCGACGATGCTGATGATGATACAGTTAATGAGTATGTAGAGATACGGCGGTCTGAGCCAGGAGATGGCGGAGCTCCAGAGAGAAGGAACTTGGGAGGTGACGGCGTCGGCGACCAATGGAGATGAGAGTTTCAGCCCAACGGCCATGGAGACCACGCCAGTGGAGATCAGCGCAACCTTAAGAGTGAGTAACCAGTTGTTGCTCGAGCTCGTCGACATTTTTTTTCCGGCGATAAATGTTGCGAATTGATCAGAATCTTTACCTTTTCCGGCTAAAGTTTTATTTAGGAAGTTTAAGGAATGAGTAAATGGGGGAGGAGGTGGGTTATATATAGCGGCGGAGGGGGGAGTGGGTTTTGCGATAAAACATGAACCGTTGGATCAGGAGGTAGCGTTACCGTTTTGAAGAAGTGGAAATGATGTTATAAGAGGTGACACGTGAATGATGGTATAAGAGGTGACACGTGAATGATGATGCTTTAATCGTTCATTTCATTGTAAATCGTataatcaattttcatcaagtactatttgttttcaattttaaataaaaaaatttaaaataaatttacacgatatacgataaataaACACAATTAGAAAATTCctggaatcctcacaaagaggattcgaAAAGGATCCTCATTCGTAACACTTAGGCATATTACATGGCGTGTcttaatttaataatatataacattaaatgttgataaaaaaaataaaaaaaaaaccagttggactttggaacaatgtaaaaTGTTAAGGTTGTAACATTCACAAGGTTGCTCTAGTCACCTAGTGAGGGTAGTATGTGAAGAGATAGAGATATGAAGCGAAAATAAGATGTAAGTGGTTCATCCTAagtttggctacgtccacgaaggtagatgagttctcattaatagtgaagAGTTTACATAGTATAAAGCCTttaagcataatcatcattacgatctagtgatattcctttcCATTTGTAAGTTAGAAGTCTTTGGTTCGATTATCATCAAATACGAATTTAACcccattattgctagcccattgtgaggctaaactcacCCCCTTTCCCTCAGAGTAGATAATATCGATTCATAATGTCATTAGATGTAGGAAAATGGTCTCCTTTTATAGGTGAGGAGAGTTTCGTCCCCGGTCAAATATGAGACTCCAGGAGCTTTTATtttgatattgacacgtgtcactgTCACGTTGTGATTGGTCTCTTAGTTGGAGAAAAACTATTGTGCTTTGATAGGTGTGCCTTAACACGAATCCTTTAGCAGGTCCGTGAAGGTATGACCCTTCTCTCTACTGTCCTGCTCTCCTCTCTCTCGAATATTATTTAcaacataaataaaattcatcaaGGCTTCTTAGAACTATGGTCTAGttgtattcttctttatttgtaagtgaaatgttttatgttcgattctcgtcaaatacAAATTTGAACCAATTATTATGGTTAATCCCAATGTGAAGCTTAGCCTACTCCCCCACccttttaatgtaaataatatcatttgttaaacaaaaacaaattacttCCAATGACGTTTGGTAGAAAAAGTTCGAAGTGTTCTTGAGTTTCTACTAAAAGCACTTATAACTAAAGCACTCATCAGCAGAATATTTCTCAAATAAttagttaagcaaattaaactATTGATCTTGGAAATTTAAATGAGATTTTAGCTGCCATTTCTTGGATTAGgaaccttctctctctctttctgaaAATACTGTCATTTCTTGGATGAGAAGCTCAGAAATCTCGTGTCTGTAAATAACCAGTTTCTACATCTCCGGATCATTCTGGCGTTGGGAGGTCGGAcattgttctttttttctttcttttttatttatttatttatctatttacttaattatcatttaatcataaaaagtaaatcacaaaggtgattaattttttaatctttgtaCAACATTAGAGAACTTTAAAGTAtcttcaaaggagatgtcaaatataGTATGTCAAAAATTTTTTTGATGGTTAATGTGGCAAATCGAATACAAGtgctaaattattttctttttcaatggatgtgtcaaatatttattttattattttattaggcctagagttacattaactattaaaaaataatcaaaattagttttatagtttaggaaaactaatgaaaagggcttgaaaactttgagttttaatgataaggacaaaataaagggtaaagtgaatagtaccaggattgactttttagtgtaaaaatgtggtttttcgttaaagtgaacaataccgggtgcttttcgttaaagttctcttttagtttttattttattggttgTTAATGAGACTTatgcattaaaaattaaattaaatatatttgacttcttctttgtttcttgtaaaaaaaggCAACTAGAAAGTAAAGAATTAGATAACTCACATGCTACATCATATATGATATATCCATTGGAGAACACTTAAATATCTTTTAATCATATTTGAcatatttgacatctcatttgaagATGGTCTTACATGTTGTCACGGACAGGAAGAATTGAATATTTACAAGGTACCGCTACCCCATCTCAACGGCtatatttatatgaaagtgACCGTTAACTCCGGCGGTGTGTTGAACATGCAGGATCCTAAATGTCCGGGCCGTTGGGCACTGGGTAATGCctttacccttttttaattaattttgagcTTCCCGACGTGTTTATCGTCATACTTAATTAACCGACCAAGATTAGGAGCTAATTAAAAAAGATTCCTCACTCACTCAATGACAGTAGGTAAATCGTGAGTTTTAATACAAGGGAAGGTTCAAATGTGGTACCATAACCAAATTTAGCATGCAACGAAAACCATTAGCCATGCAAGATGCATTAGGAAAAATTTGGACATATTGTCATTCGATGTTATCAATACTTGTGTTGTAAAATGAAtgaataaatatttagaagCTTCTCGTATAATATAATTCATGTATTGTTAGAGGCAGATCCTGGACTTTAATCTCGTAGGATCCCGGTGCAAAAGATTCATTTGCGCACAATACAAAATTTTGTcgttcaagttttttttttttattgagacaTTTGGTTGAACACTTGGTGAGATATGTTATGCCTATATTTGTCGACAACTTCCAAGGCCTGATGACAAGGCTTGTCGAGCATCGCTGCCGAAGAGACATCATCGAACTGAGCATTTTCAAGATCCATACCAAATGGTTGGTTGAACACTTGGTGAGATATGTTATGCCTATATTTGTCGACGACTTCCAAGGCCTGATGACAAGGCTTGTCGAGCATCGCTGCCGAAGAGACATCATCGAACAGAGCATTTTCAAGATCCATACCAAATGGTTATTAAGGGTCATCCAGCAACTGTGTTCCCCTATATTTTCTGACTTCGATAAGGTCCGGGACCTAGGGGACCCCATCTTGGATCGGCCTCTGCGCATTGTAATACATGCTAGTACTTAGTAACAATGTATGACGATGTAGAGATTACGATAAGAAAATTTCTTACGTACGGAGTTTTTCACTTCTAGTTCTCACTTATGAAACGATCACTTATCAACATTGTGAGTCACACACAAGTTCTTTCCTACTAAATAAGACATGACAACACACACGAGTTCTCTTCTCAAAAGAGAGTCTGTTGCCTGACTGTAAATTTAGCAATGATGCCCAAATATGCAGATTAGAATTCTCTACCATCCTATTCTCATTCTCTTCCCTCCCTCCTCtctcattttcctttttatctttatctttcaataaaaaattaatgtaaaatgATGACGTGATTTAATCGTAACTATTTAAATAGAAAGAGAGAcaatgaaagaaaaattaagagagaAGAGAATCCTCCTCCTGTATACAGCCCCGGATTAGAATACATACAAAGTCAACGACCGAGTAAACACAGTGAACATGTGATTTGGGTTTACCAAAGccaaaaaatgaaatgaaatactAATAAATTACACGTGGGTTTGCCATGCCACGTTCTTGCGCTAACCCAGATTAATTAACAATCAAACTAACCATTTTCTTCAAACCTACACTACCAGTGAGCAACCGCATTCACGTTAAGGATAACGTTAGATAAATCACATTGTACTATAGCAAGTTAATTAGCGGTGGATCTAATTAGCTTATAATAAAACATTAATTCATGTGCTAAGATGGCCGACCAACCAATAAGCACCAAGCTAGCTTAATTATAACACACCTGTTAGTCTGAATCTTCTTAGTCTTAATGTTcttgttcatttttgttttttcatttggATGAAAAGTCCAAATAACGAATATAATCTTGAGATgcatgttttattaattagataGGCAATGTGTGTACGTAAAGAGCCTGAATTTGTCTGTGGTCAAAATAGGCATGCATGTTTTCCTAACAGAAACTTGCAATGCAATAGTACGACGCAGAATATTTAGCCCTAGCTagcgagagatttttcaatgtgtcggGAACACAGTCTCGTACATTAAGTGTCATGTTACAAATGGTTAGATACTTCTAAAACCTAACAGAAACTTGCAATGCAATAGTACGACGCAGAATATTTAGCCCTAGCTagcgagagatttttcaatgtgtcggGAACACAGTCTCGTACATTAAGTGTCATGTTACAAATGGTTAGATActtctaaaaaaaatcaaactcacttgtattatgacacttgacgTACCAGATTGTGTTCCggtatattaaaaaatttctcctagcTGGAATACGAAAAAGATCCACAATGCCATCATTGTATGGCCAATGGTAGTACATGGCTTGACTTGGCATCtttcctatctttctctttcCCCTTTGATTTAAGCAATTTGACCCCCCCCCTATCCTGCCGCTTAGAAAATTTTGAGCTCCAAGGCTTTGAGATATAATTTTGGGCAGGCTACAATACATCAGCAGGTTCATTGCCCAGCCCACACCCATCTGTGAGTCGATCTTTAAACTGCTCAGAAAGAATACCCCGCATTTCAGAAAAGATAGACACAAGGAACGAGAATAGGAAGAGAGGAGATCTAAATCGGAGGGAAGAAGAGAAGGGTTAGGTCAATATGTTGACTTGCTTAGCTTCTAAAAGCTAAGGAGTATGCTTCTAATCTACTAATCGGTAAGCATTCCTCCTGTTATCTATCTTTCTCGGGATTTTTGGCCTACATTACTTTTTCCTTCCTAGACGTCCATTTCAATCGTGCAACTTGCATGGAACCCCGTCTTTTTGTCCTAGCTAGCTATCTATTGCTAGCGCAACTATACGCAAGTGAGAGACAATAATCAAGTTGCTTTTTTGAAGTCGACATGCCCTACATATTAAGGCTGCATCCATATATATCCAAGAAAAATGGTCATAAAAGTCAATTGGATGGTATGATCCAAGAGATTGTCGAGCATGCAAAAGTCGTGATTTATTTCGGCAAACTTCGTTGAATGTAATGGAGGAGGACTTTACAAGATGTAGGACGGAGTCGACTATAATAAGATAAGAGCAAATCCCATTGCAAAATGATTTTGAATATCGCGTAAATGTCCTCAAGTCAAAATTGTTTGGCAAGTTACGCTAATCGAATCAATACGTTAAATTATCTGGCAAGAGAACATTATTAATTCACAACATCAATACGTTAAATTATTTGGCAAGAAAacattattaattcatatacaTGCCATGATATGATTTCCCTTCAAACTACAAGTCTCCAAATGAACTTTAAATTAGCTAGAGTGAGAAGATATATAAGCGTATAAAGTTTGTTGATGCTAAACCTTTGTAGaccatcttcatgtttgtggctaGATGACACGTTGAAACGTGAACAAAGATTAGAAGGGAAGAAGGGGAGAGTTTGTGGCCCTTATTGGGTGGTTGTGCCCACCTAATAGGCCGAAACAACTACAGGGATTATATAAACACTATCAACTACATGGTAGGAGAATTTGAATTTCAATTCTGCATGCATAGCGACATTTCAACAATTTTGTCTGACTATAATTTAGtctaatgaaattttttattttattagtaGAATCTTAAGTTTGAATCTCATCAACTATTGTTTTAAACTATTTATACTTTTGCAAGTATAATTTGTAGGCGGTTCATGCATAAGTTAGGATATGTTTATAATTTGCTTTTGGAAAGGACACAAAACTAAAATCACCTTTCATTgcttttgc encodes the following:
- the LOC126616907 gene encoding uncharacterized protein LOC126616907, whose translation is MSTSSSNNWLLTLKVALISTGVVSMAVGLKLSSPLVADAVTSQVPSLWSSAISWLRPPYLYILINCIIISIVASSKLHPKPEDSHPETEPELVMVPPLTTEKISTQIQSDYAAYDGVILSEYGYDANVLPKISDSYGGGTGGVVLEEKVWVSEAVKKKENREDRAAIDGGDENALVSTPVKTSLQRKGSMEFWLNENQKPPVSARIGHRKSVKASPEGGKSLGVSKPKRHDTLESTWRTITDGRSMPLTRHLKKSDTWETHVRRNDENTPPPKSKVNKSETFQERSSGNSPSLARSSGSGRLRKEPSLSQDELNRRVEAFIKKFNEEMRLQRQESLNQYQEMVSRGAQPPLSH